From one Brachypodium distachyon strain Bd21 chromosome 4, Brachypodium_distachyon_v3.0, whole genome shotgun sequence genomic stretch:
- the LOC100844309 gene encoding regulatory-associated protein of TOR 2 isoform X1, whose translation MALGDLMASRLVAHAPSSSASPPLPAPSSSATLRRGDAGLPAANGPAEQPREEGPGAAAAEEEGTAAAVVACLPQVVVLREQRHEGFDEAAAAAAAPSTSGPVSKWRPKDRMKTGCVALVLCLNISVDPPDVIKISPCARMECWIDPFSMAPPKALETIGKTLHSQYDRWQPKARYKLQLDPTVEEVKKLCNTCRKYARSERVLFHYNGHGVPKPTANGEIWVFNKSYTQYIPLPITDLDSWLKTPSIYVFDCSAAGMIVKAFLERLDWSSSSSASSSKDCILLAACEAHQTLPQSAEYPADVFTACLTTPIKMALHWFCKRSLFRGSLDHSLIDQIPGRQNDRKTLLGELNWIFTAITDTIAWNVLPHDLFQRLFRQDLLVASLFRNFLLAERIMRSANCSPITYPLLPPTHQHHMWDAWDMSAEICLSKLPQLIADPNAEFQPSPFFTEQLTAFEVWLDHGSEDKKPPEQLPIVLQVLLSQSHRFRALVLLGRFLDMGPWAVDLALSVGIFPYVLKLLQTSAMELRQILVFIWTKILSLDKSCQVDLVKDGGHAYFIRFLDSLDAYPEQRAMAAFVLAVIVDGHRGGQEACINAGLIDVCLRHLQPENPHDAQTEPLLLQWLCLCLGKFWEDFPEAQLLGLQSNAPEIVACLLSEPQPEVRASAVFALGNLLDIGSPSQNGGDDDSDDDEKVRAEINVVRSLLQVSSDGSPLVRAEVSVALTRFALGHNKQLKIVAAEYWRPQTNSLLKSLPSLANINNPSNAYTPSNFLQGSSGLSSHIGPVLRVGSDNSATGRDGRISTSSPIATNSIMHGSPQSDDSSQHSDSGILLRENASNGGTSYTRSRPIIDSGIYTQFISTMCSVAKDPYPRIASIGRRALSLVGVEQVVMRNTRFGSGGAHPGETSAPPSLNIGMARSSSWFDMNSGNFSMSFRTPPVSPPQHDYLTGLRRVCSMEFRPHLLNSPDGLADPLLSSAATPSTSELNILPQSTIYSWSCGHFSRPLLTGSDDNGEVSARREERERTALDCIAKCQRSSACKMTSQIASWDTKFELGTKSALLLPFSPIVVAADENEQIRVWNYDDALPVNTFENHKLSERGLSKLLLINELDESLLLVGSSDGNVRIWRNYTQKGGQKLVTAFSSVQGNRAAGRSVVIDWQQQSGYLYSSGDMSSILVWDLDKEQLLSTIQSSADSGISALSASQVRCGQFAAGFLDASVRIFDVRTPDRLVYTAKPHAPRTEKVVGIGFQPGFDPYKIVSASQAGDIQFLDVRRAAEPYLTIEAHRGSLTALAVHRHAPVIASGSAKQMIKVFSLEGEQLTLIRYQPSFMGQRIGSVNCLSFHPYKSLLSAGAGDNALVSIYAEDNYQVK comes from the exons ATGGCATTGGGAGATCTCATGGCGTCCAGGCTCGTCGCGCAcgcgccttcttcctcggcctcgccgccgctgcccgcgCCTTCCTCCTCGGCGACCCTTCGCCGGGGCGACGCCGGCCTCCCCGCCGCGAACGGGCCCGCGGAGCAGCCGCGGGAGGAGGggcccggcgcggcggcggcggaggaggaggggacggCCGCCGCGGTCGTCGCGTGCCTGCCgcaggtggtggtgctgcGCGAGCAGCGGCACGAGGGGTTCGAcgaggccgcggccgccgccgccgccccgtccACCAGCGGGCCAGTCTCCAAGTGGCGGCCCAAGGACCGG ATGAAGACCGGATGTGTTGCACTTGTATTATGTTTGAACATTAGTGTTGATCCACCAGATGTAATTAAAATTTCCCCTTGCGCAAGGATGGAGTGTTGGATAG ATCCATTTTCTATGGCACCTCCCAAAGCTCTTGAAACCATTGGAAAAACATTACACTCACAATATGATCGATGGCAACCTAAG GCTCGTTACAAGCTTCAGCTGGATCCAACAGTTGAAGAAGTAAAGAAACTTTGTAATACCTGTCGCAAATATGCCAGGTCAGAGAGAGTTCTTTTTCATTACAATGGTCATGGTGTACCAAAGCCTACAGCTAATGGAGAGATTTGGGTGTTTAACAAG AGTTACACACAGTATATCCCCCTCCCCATTACTGATCTCGATTCATGGCTGAAAACACCATCTATTTATGTTTTTGACTGCTCAGCAGCTGGAATGATTGTGAAAGCTTTTCTAGAG CGCCTAGACTGGAGTTCGAGCTCTTCTGCATCTTCATCAAAGGATTGCATTCTCCTTGCTGCCTGCGAAGCACATCAAACTCTTCCACAGAGTGCAGAATATCCTGCCGATGTGTTTACAGCTTGCCTGACCACACCCATCAAAATGGCATTGCACTg GTTTTGTAAACGATCATTATTCCGTGGTTCTCTGGATCACTCTCTTATCGACCAAATTCCTGGAAGGCAAAATGACCGTAAAACACTTCTGGGGGAGTTGAACTGGATTTTCACCGCCATTACAGATACTATTGCATGGAATGTTCTTCCTCATG ATCTATTTCAAAGGCTTTTCAGGCAGGATCTTTTGGTTGCTAGTCTCTTCCGCAACTTCTTACTTGCTGAGAGGATCATGCGATCTGCAAATTGTTCTCCAATTACCTACCCGTTGTTACCACCCACACATCAACACCACATGTG GGATGCATGGGACATGTCTGCGGAGATTTGCCTTTCCAAGCTTCCTCAATTGATTGCCGATCCTAATGCAGAATTTCAG CCGAGCCCATTTTTTACGGAACAATTGACAGCATTTGAAGTGTGGCTTGATCATGGCTCTGAGGATAAGAAACCCCCTGAACAGTTACCCATTGTTCTTCAG GTATTACTTAGTCAATCACACAGATTTAGAGCGCTTGTTCTGCTTGGAAGATTTCTTGACATGGGGCCATGGGCAGTTGATTTG GCCTTGTCTGTTGGTATCTTCCCTTACGTCCTCAAACTGCTTCAAACAAGTGCAATGGAGCTGCGTCAAATTCTTGTGTTCATATGGACAAAAATTCTCTCCCTTGATAAG TCATGCCAGGTTGATTTGGTGAAAGATGGGGGGCATGCATATTTCATCAGGTTTCTTGACAGTTTGGATGCTTACCCGGAGCAGCGTGCAATGGCTGCTTTTGTTTTAGCAGTTATTGTGGATGGGCATAGAGGGGGTCAAGAGGCTTGCATTAATGCAGGTCTTATAGATGTTTGCCTGAGGCATCTTCAGCCTGAGAATCCTCATGATGCACAGACAGAACCTTTGCTTTTGCAATGGCTTTGTTTATGCCTTGGTAAATTCTGGGAAGATTTTCCTGAGGCTCAGTTGCTTGGTCTACAATCTAATGCCCCAGAAATTGTTGCATGTTTATTGTCTGAGCCTCAACCTGAG GTCAGAGCCTCTGCTGTTTTTGCACTTGGAAATCTGTTGGATATTGGATCTCCATCACAGAATGGAGGCGATGACGactctgatgatgatgaaaagGTGAGAGCTGAAATAAATGTTGTTCGGAGCCTTCTGCAAGTCTCTTCAGATGGCAGCCCTCTTGTGAGAGCTGAGGTTTCTGTAG CTCTTACACGCTTCGCATTGGGCCACAACAAACAACTCAAAATTGTTGCTGCGGAGTATTGGAGACCTCAAACGAATTCACTGCTAAAGTCACTACCGTCACTGGCTAATATTAATAACCCCAGCAATGCTTACACTCCAAGCAACTTTCTGCAAGGCAGCAGCGGTCTATCTTCTCACATCGGTCCTGTGTTAAGGGTTGGTAGCGATAACAGTGCCACAGGTCGTGATGGAAGAATTTCTACAAGCAGCCCGATTGCGACAAATAGCATCATGCATGGGTCTCCCCAGTCAGATGATTCTTCGCAACATTCTGATTCAGGCATATTGCTGAGAGAAAATGCTAGTAATGGTGGTACCAGCTACACCAGGTCAAGGCCTATTATTGATAGTGGGATTTATACCCAATTTATATCGACTATGTGCTCTGTTGCTAAAGATCCTTACCCGAGAATTGCAAGTATTGGCCGGAGAGCACTTTCTCTTGTGGGGGTCGAGCAAGTGGTCATGAGAAATACTAGATTTGGCAGCGGGGGTGCACATCCTGGAGAAACATCTGCTCCTCCATCATTAAACATTGGAATGGCACGCTCTTCTTCCTGGTTTGACATGAATTCTG GAAATTTTTCAATGTCATTCAGGACCCCCCCTGTTAGTCCCCCTCAGCATGACTACCTTACAGGGTTGCGTCGAGTCTGTTCCATGGAGTTCAGACCACATCTTTTGAATTCGCCTGATGGCTTAGCTGATCCGCTCTTAAGCTCTGCTGCAACCCCCAGTACCAGTGAGCTTAATATACTTCCCCAATCAACAATTTACAGCTGGAGTTGTGGCCACTTCTCAAGGCCGCTTCTAACCGGCTCTGATGACAATGGGGAAGTAAGTGCTAGAAGAGAAGAGCGAGAACGCACTGCACTGGATTGTATTGCGAAGTGCCAGCGTTCCT CAGCATGCAAGATGACTAGCCAAATTGCTAGTTGGGATACAAAGTTTGAGTTGGGTACAAAATCAGCACTATTGTTACCGTTTTCTCCAATCGTTGTTGCAGCTGATGAGAACGAGCAGATAAG AGTGTGGAACTATGACGATGCTCTACCAGTGAATACTTTTGAAAACCATAAGTTGTCTGAGAGAGGGCTATCCAAACTTTTGCTTATCAATGAGCTTGATGAAAGCTTGCTTTTAGTTGGCTCAA GTGATGGAAATGTCCGTATATGGAGAAACTATACTCAAAAGGGAGGACAGAAACTTGTAACTGCTTTCTCATCAGTTCAGGGCAATCGAGCTGCTGGTCGCAGTGTTGTGATCGACTGGCAACAGCAATCGGGTTATCTG TATTCCTCTGGTGACATGTCTTCCATCCTTGTGTGGGATCTTGACAAAGAGCAACTTCTCAGCACCATTCAGTCATCTGCTGATAGCGGCATATCAGCTCTG TCTGCATCTCAGGTTCGATGTGGTCAGTTTGCTGCTGGTTTTCTTGACGCGTCCGTGAGGATATTTGATGTTCGTACTCCTGATAG GCTAGTTTATACTGCAAAACCACATGCCCCAAGAACTGAAAAGGTTGTCGGAATAGGATTTCAGCCTGGGTTTGATCCATACAAG ATTGTAAGCGCATCTCAAGCTGGAGACATTCAGTTTCTTGATGTTAGAAGGGCAGCTGAGCCCTACCTCACTATCGAAGCTCACAGGGGATCATTAACGGCATTAGCTGTTCATCGACATGCCCCAGTCATTGCAAGTGGCTCAGCTAAGCAAATGATTAAAGTGTTCAGTCTTGAAGGAGAACAGCTAACGCTCATTCGATACCAGCCATCTTTTATGGGCCAAAGAATAGGCAGTGTAAACTGCCTTTCTTTCCATCCATACAAATCTCTCCTGTCCGCTGGTGCTGGTGATAATGCTCTAGTCTCTATCTATGCTGAGGACAATTATCAAGTAAAATGA
- the LOC100844309 gene encoding regulatory-associated protein of TOR 2 isoform X2: protein MALGDLMASRLVAHAPSSSASPPLPAPSSSATLRRGDAGLPAANGPAEQPREEGPGAAAAEEEGTAAAVVACLPQVVVLREQRHEGFDEAAAAAAAPSTSGPVSKWRPKDRMKTGCVALVLCLNISVDPPDVIKISPCARMECWIDPFSMAPPKALETIGKTLHSQYDRWQPKARYKLQLDPTVEEVKKLCNTCRKYARSERVLFHYNGHGVPKPTANGEIWVFNKSYTQYIPLPITDLDSWLKTPSIYVFDCSAAGMIVKAFLERLDWSSSSSASSSKDCILLAACEAHQTLPQSAEYPADVFTACLTTPIKMALHWFCKRSLFRGSLDHSLIDQIPGRQNDRKTLLGELNWIFTAITDTIAWNVLPHDLFQRLFRQDLLVASLFRNFLLAERIMRSANCSPITYPLLPPTHQHHMWDAWDMSAEICLSKLPQLIADPNAEFQPSPFFTEQLTAFEVWLDHGSEDKKPPEQLPIVLQVLLSQSHRFRALVLLGRFLDMGPWAVDLALSVGIFPYVLKLLQTSAMELRQILVFIWTKILSLDKSCQVDLVKDGGHAYFIRFLDSLDAYPEQRAMAAFVLAVIVDGHRGGQEACINAGLIDVCLRHLQPENPHDAQTEPLLLQWLCLCLGKFWEDFPEAQLLGLQSNAPEIVACLLSEPQPEVRASAVFALGNLLDIGSPSQNGGDDDSDDDEKVRAEINVVRSLLQVSSDGSPLVRAEVSVALTRFALGHNKQLKIVAAEYWRPQTNSLLKSLPSLANINNPSNAYTPSNFLQGSSGLSSHIGPVLRVGSDNSATGRDGRISTSSPIATNSIMHGSPQSDDSSQHSDSGILLRENASNGGTSYTRSRPIIDSGIYTQFISTMCSVAKDPYPRIASIGRRALSLVGVEQVVMRNTRFGSGGAHPGETSAPPSLNIGMARSSSWFDMNSGNFSMSFRTPPVSPPQHDYLTGLRRVCSMEFRPHLLNSPDGLADPLLSSAATPSTSELNILPQSTIYSWSCGHFSRPLLTGSDDNGEVSARREERERTALDCIAKCQRSSCKMTSQIASWDTKFELGTKSALLLPFSPIVVAADENEQIRVWNYDDALPVNTFENHKLSERGLSKLLLINELDESLLLVGSSDGNVRIWRNYTQKGGQKLVTAFSSVQGNRAAGRSVVIDWQQQSGYLYSSGDMSSILVWDLDKEQLLSTIQSSADSGISALSASQVRCGQFAAGFLDASVRIFDVRTPDRLVYTAKPHAPRTEKVVGIGFQPGFDPYKIVSASQAGDIQFLDVRRAAEPYLTIEAHRGSLTALAVHRHAPVIASGSAKQMIKVFSLEGEQLTLIRYQPSFMGQRIGSVNCLSFHPYKSLLSAGAGDNALVSIYAEDNYQVK, encoded by the exons ATGGCATTGGGAGATCTCATGGCGTCCAGGCTCGTCGCGCAcgcgccttcttcctcggcctcgccgccgctgcccgcgCCTTCCTCCTCGGCGACCCTTCGCCGGGGCGACGCCGGCCTCCCCGCCGCGAACGGGCCCGCGGAGCAGCCGCGGGAGGAGGggcccggcgcggcggcggcggaggaggaggggacggCCGCCGCGGTCGTCGCGTGCCTGCCgcaggtggtggtgctgcGCGAGCAGCGGCACGAGGGGTTCGAcgaggccgcggccgccgccgccgccccgtccACCAGCGGGCCAGTCTCCAAGTGGCGGCCCAAGGACCGG ATGAAGACCGGATGTGTTGCACTTGTATTATGTTTGAACATTAGTGTTGATCCACCAGATGTAATTAAAATTTCCCCTTGCGCAAGGATGGAGTGTTGGATAG ATCCATTTTCTATGGCACCTCCCAAAGCTCTTGAAACCATTGGAAAAACATTACACTCACAATATGATCGATGGCAACCTAAG GCTCGTTACAAGCTTCAGCTGGATCCAACAGTTGAAGAAGTAAAGAAACTTTGTAATACCTGTCGCAAATATGCCAGGTCAGAGAGAGTTCTTTTTCATTACAATGGTCATGGTGTACCAAAGCCTACAGCTAATGGAGAGATTTGGGTGTTTAACAAG AGTTACACACAGTATATCCCCCTCCCCATTACTGATCTCGATTCATGGCTGAAAACACCATCTATTTATGTTTTTGACTGCTCAGCAGCTGGAATGATTGTGAAAGCTTTTCTAGAG CGCCTAGACTGGAGTTCGAGCTCTTCTGCATCTTCATCAAAGGATTGCATTCTCCTTGCTGCCTGCGAAGCACATCAAACTCTTCCACAGAGTGCAGAATATCCTGCCGATGTGTTTACAGCTTGCCTGACCACACCCATCAAAATGGCATTGCACTg GTTTTGTAAACGATCATTATTCCGTGGTTCTCTGGATCACTCTCTTATCGACCAAATTCCTGGAAGGCAAAATGACCGTAAAACACTTCTGGGGGAGTTGAACTGGATTTTCACCGCCATTACAGATACTATTGCATGGAATGTTCTTCCTCATG ATCTATTTCAAAGGCTTTTCAGGCAGGATCTTTTGGTTGCTAGTCTCTTCCGCAACTTCTTACTTGCTGAGAGGATCATGCGATCTGCAAATTGTTCTCCAATTACCTACCCGTTGTTACCACCCACACATCAACACCACATGTG GGATGCATGGGACATGTCTGCGGAGATTTGCCTTTCCAAGCTTCCTCAATTGATTGCCGATCCTAATGCAGAATTTCAG CCGAGCCCATTTTTTACGGAACAATTGACAGCATTTGAAGTGTGGCTTGATCATGGCTCTGAGGATAAGAAACCCCCTGAACAGTTACCCATTGTTCTTCAG GTATTACTTAGTCAATCACACAGATTTAGAGCGCTTGTTCTGCTTGGAAGATTTCTTGACATGGGGCCATGGGCAGTTGATTTG GCCTTGTCTGTTGGTATCTTCCCTTACGTCCTCAAACTGCTTCAAACAAGTGCAATGGAGCTGCGTCAAATTCTTGTGTTCATATGGACAAAAATTCTCTCCCTTGATAAG TCATGCCAGGTTGATTTGGTGAAAGATGGGGGGCATGCATATTTCATCAGGTTTCTTGACAGTTTGGATGCTTACCCGGAGCAGCGTGCAATGGCTGCTTTTGTTTTAGCAGTTATTGTGGATGGGCATAGAGGGGGTCAAGAGGCTTGCATTAATGCAGGTCTTATAGATGTTTGCCTGAGGCATCTTCAGCCTGAGAATCCTCATGATGCACAGACAGAACCTTTGCTTTTGCAATGGCTTTGTTTATGCCTTGGTAAATTCTGGGAAGATTTTCCTGAGGCTCAGTTGCTTGGTCTACAATCTAATGCCCCAGAAATTGTTGCATGTTTATTGTCTGAGCCTCAACCTGAG GTCAGAGCCTCTGCTGTTTTTGCACTTGGAAATCTGTTGGATATTGGATCTCCATCACAGAATGGAGGCGATGACGactctgatgatgatgaaaagGTGAGAGCTGAAATAAATGTTGTTCGGAGCCTTCTGCAAGTCTCTTCAGATGGCAGCCCTCTTGTGAGAGCTGAGGTTTCTGTAG CTCTTACACGCTTCGCATTGGGCCACAACAAACAACTCAAAATTGTTGCTGCGGAGTATTGGAGACCTCAAACGAATTCACTGCTAAAGTCACTACCGTCACTGGCTAATATTAATAACCCCAGCAATGCTTACACTCCAAGCAACTTTCTGCAAGGCAGCAGCGGTCTATCTTCTCACATCGGTCCTGTGTTAAGGGTTGGTAGCGATAACAGTGCCACAGGTCGTGATGGAAGAATTTCTACAAGCAGCCCGATTGCGACAAATAGCATCATGCATGGGTCTCCCCAGTCAGATGATTCTTCGCAACATTCTGATTCAGGCATATTGCTGAGAGAAAATGCTAGTAATGGTGGTACCAGCTACACCAGGTCAAGGCCTATTATTGATAGTGGGATTTATACCCAATTTATATCGACTATGTGCTCTGTTGCTAAAGATCCTTACCCGAGAATTGCAAGTATTGGCCGGAGAGCACTTTCTCTTGTGGGGGTCGAGCAAGTGGTCATGAGAAATACTAGATTTGGCAGCGGGGGTGCACATCCTGGAGAAACATCTGCTCCTCCATCATTAAACATTGGAATGGCACGCTCTTCTTCCTGGTTTGACATGAATTCTG GAAATTTTTCAATGTCATTCAGGACCCCCCCTGTTAGTCCCCCTCAGCATGACTACCTTACAGGGTTGCGTCGAGTCTGTTCCATGGAGTTCAGACCACATCTTTTGAATTCGCCTGATGGCTTAGCTGATCCGCTCTTAAGCTCTGCTGCAACCCCCAGTACCAGTGAGCTTAATATACTTCCCCAATCAACAATTTACAGCTGGAGTTGTGGCCACTTCTCAAGGCCGCTTCTAACCGGCTCTGATGACAATGGGGAAGTAAGTGCTAGAAGAGAAGAGCGAGAACGCACTGCACTGGATTGTATTGCGAAGTGCCAGCGTTCCT CATGCAAGATGACTAGCCAAATTGCTAGTTGGGATACAAAGTTTGAGTTGGGTACAAAATCAGCACTATTGTTACCGTTTTCTCCAATCGTTGTTGCAGCTGATGAGAACGAGCAGATAAG AGTGTGGAACTATGACGATGCTCTACCAGTGAATACTTTTGAAAACCATAAGTTGTCTGAGAGAGGGCTATCCAAACTTTTGCTTATCAATGAGCTTGATGAAAGCTTGCTTTTAGTTGGCTCAA GTGATGGAAATGTCCGTATATGGAGAAACTATACTCAAAAGGGAGGACAGAAACTTGTAACTGCTTTCTCATCAGTTCAGGGCAATCGAGCTGCTGGTCGCAGTGTTGTGATCGACTGGCAACAGCAATCGGGTTATCTG TATTCCTCTGGTGACATGTCTTCCATCCTTGTGTGGGATCTTGACAAAGAGCAACTTCTCAGCACCATTCAGTCATCTGCTGATAGCGGCATATCAGCTCTG TCTGCATCTCAGGTTCGATGTGGTCAGTTTGCTGCTGGTTTTCTTGACGCGTCCGTGAGGATATTTGATGTTCGTACTCCTGATAG GCTAGTTTATACTGCAAAACCACATGCCCCAAGAACTGAAAAGGTTGTCGGAATAGGATTTCAGCCTGGGTTTGATCCATACAAG ATTGTAAGCGCATCTCAAGCTGGAGACATTCAGTTTCTTGATGTTAGAAGGGCAGCTGAGCCCTACCTCACTATCGAAGCTCACAGGGGATCATTAACGGCATTAGCTGTTCATCGACATGCCCCAGTCATTGCAAGTGGCTCAGCTAAGCAAATGATTAAAGTGTTCAGTCTTGAAGGAGAACAGCTAACGCTCATTCGATACCAGCCATCTTTTATGGGCCAAAGAATAGGCAGTGTAAACTGCCTTTCTTTCCATCCATACAAATCTCTCCTGTCCGCTGGTGCTGGTGATAATGCTCTAGTCTCTATCTATGCTGAGGACAATTATCAAGTAAAATGA
- the LOC100844613 gene encoding pentatricopeptide repeat-containing protein At2g38420, mitochondrial-like: MPTSASDVYEMSSSPRPEPDHHRLLATLARHGRLAAAATLFSSAVRTTRALNTILAALCSSPALVCVAPSVLLLAAPTAAPDAATFRVLASALCRARRPSAAADLLRLMPPLLLDPDYPLCAAVLSSLCAHAPATHAAAFLHDMSRWGLLVPSPSSGSGHHHRAVLRALLRDGLPAEAYEVLTEAMASDGVAPRPADFELLLRVFADAGDFAAVDQAFDEMLLRGIVPDTPVYAAYLAALCGRGDLPGARRMLGCMARAGCPPDARAFGVVVAGCARAGDHAAAGEVAREAVRRGLRWDAPALAELVGELRASGHLAAAQGTLLDLFLDGGCAGVDASAFGRMICASEEDCAPSPSLVGIAPAVSRR; this comes from the coding sequence ATGCCGACATCGGCGTCAGACGTCTACGAGATgagctcctcgccgcggccAGAGCCCGACCACCACAGGCTCCTGGCCACCCTAGCTCGCCacggccgcctcgccgccgcggcgaccctcttctcctccgccgtccgcACCACCCGCGCGCTCAACACCATCCTGGCCGCCCTCTGCTCCTCCCCGGCCCTCGTCTGCGTCGCCCCCtccgtgctcctcctcgccgcgcccaccgccgcgcccgacgccgccaccTTCCGCGTGCTCGCTTCCGCGCtctgccgcgcccgccgcccctccgccgccgccgacctcctccgcctcatgcctcccctcctcctcgaccCGGACTACCCcctctgcgccgccgtcctctcctccctctgcgCCCACGCCCCGGccacccacgccgccgccttccttcaCGACATGAGCCGCTGGGGCCTCCTcgtcccctccccctcctccggctccgggcaccaccaccgcgccgtcctccgcgcgctcctccgcgACGGGCTCCCCGCGGAGGCCTACGAGGTCCTGACGGAGGCGATGGCCTCCGACGGGGTCGCCCCGAGGCCCGCCGACttcgagctcctcctccgcgtctTCGCCGACGCCGGGGacttcgccgccgtcgaccagGCGTTCGACGAAATGCTCCTGCGCGGGATCGTGCCGGACACGCCCGTCTACGCCGCCTACCTCGCCGCGCTCTGCGGGCGGGGCGACCTGCCCGGCGCGCGCCGGATGCTGGGCTGCATGGCGCGCGCCGGATGCCCGCCGGACGCCAGGGCGTTCGGCGTCGTGGTCGCCGGGTGCGCGCGCGCCGGGGACCAcgccgcggcgggggaggTGGCGCGGGAGGCCGTGCGGCGGGGGCTCAGGTGGGacgcgccggcgctggcggagCTCGTCGGCGAGCTCCGCGCGTCCGGCCACCTCGCGGCCGCGCAGGGCACGCTGCTGGACTTGTTCCTGGACGGCGGGTGCGCCGGCGTGGACGCCTCGGCGTTCGGGCGGATGATTTGTGCCAGCGAGGAGGACTGCGCTCCCTCGCCGAGCCTTGTAGGGATCGCGCCGGCGGTTAGCCGCCGGTGA
- the LOC100844921 gene encoding double-stranded RNA-binding protein 8, which produces MIPAASVVENCYVFKSRLQEYAQKAGLPTPEYQTLKEGPSHEPVFKSAVLVDGVSYDSLPGFFSRKAAEQSAAEVALMEIAKSLALPTSATIPAVQETGLCKNLLQEYAQKMNYAIPSYISHRQASGVAPFISTVEIGGIQYIGAAARTKKEAEIKAARTALLAIQGQSDGSANGASKYIVVPGKRKETEKKPIETPKPLKVKKGGFKKQRNKRKFNKKNGKAANVEKDENRVPGDACDSDVPMQPAIATQDPSGDTVMLQPDQEARNVEHELPSDAAMLQPDKDAGRGDHEPPSDTAMAQDNEESGIKQEPPSDTVMPQPDTEVRGVGSPTDTSMVQPNEEARRVKQEPLIETAVSLPNKEASTVKHASLNDSATVQPNAEATNVKEEPLSNPAMMEHNEGATTVNQEPPSDASLLQPKNEPRVEGCESAYEHKDVTPEDALLEAN; this is translated from the exons ATGATTCCGGCGGCATCAGTGGTGGAGAACTGCTACGTGTTCAAGAGCCGGCTGCAGGAGTACGCGCAGAAGGCCGGCCTGCCGACGCCCGAGTACCAGACCCTCAAGGAGGGCCCGTCCCACGAGCCCGTCTTCAAGTCCGCCGTGCTGGTCGATGGCGTCAGCTATGACTCGCTGCCTGGATTCTTCAGCCGCAAGGCGGCcgagcagtccgccgccgagGTCGCCCTCATGGAGATCGCCAAGTCCCTGGCGCTGCCCACCAGCGCCACCATCCCGGCAGTG CAAGAAACTGGTCTGTGCAAGAATCTTCTTCAGGAGTATGCTCAGAAGATGAATTACGCTATTCCATCCTATATTTCCCACAGACAAGCTTCAGGAGTAGCTCCTTTCATATCCACTGTAGAGATTGGTGGAATACAATACATTGGTGCTGCAGCTCGGACAAAGAAAGAGGCTGAGATAAAAGCTGCCCGAACTGCTCTTCTTGCAATCCAAG GTCAATCAGATGGTTCTGCAAATGGTGCCTCCAAATATATTGTTGTTCCTGGCAAAAGAAAGGAGACAGAGAAAAAGCCAATTGAAACTCCAAAGCCTCTTAAGGTCAAGAAAGGTGGTTTCAAGAAGCAACGGAACAAGAGGAAATTCAACAAGAAGAATGGCAAAGCGGCTAATGTGGAAAAGGATGAAAACAGAGTGCCTGGAGATGCTTGTGATTCTGATGTGCCCATGCAGCCAGCAATAGCAACGCAAGATCCGTCCGGCGACACTGTAATGTTGCAACCTGATCAAGAAGCTAGAAATGTAGAACATGAGCTACCGAGTGACGCAGCAATGTTGCAGCCTGACAAGGATGCTGGAAGAGGAGACCATGAGCCACCCAGTGACACTGCAATGGCACAAGATAACGAGGAATCTGGTATAAAGCAGGAGCCACCGAGTGACACTGTAATGCCTCAACCTGATACGGAAGTTAGAGGAGTAGGATCACCGACTGACACTTCAATGGTGCAACCCAATGAGGAAGCTAGAAGGGTAAAGCAGGAGCCGCTCATTGAGACTGCAGTGTCTCTGCCTAACAAAGAAGCTAGCACAGTGAAGCATGCATCACTGAACGATTCCGCAACAGTTCAACCTAATGCAGAAGCTACAAACGTAAAGGAGGAGCCACTGAGCAACCCTGCAATGATGGAACACAATGAAGGAGCTACAACTGTAAACCAGGAGCCACCCAGCGATGCTTCATTGCTGCAACCAAAGAATGAACCTAGAGTCGAGGGCTGTGAATCTGCGTACGAACACAAGGACGTAACTCCTGAAGATGCATTGCTTGAAGCAAATTAA